The region GAGGCAGACATTGCGATCACCGGTGAAACTGATAACGCGAAAAACGGCTTCAGGCTGTTTGGGGAAATGAATCCCGACGTTACAATCCTCGGACTGCGGTTTCCCGATTCCTGCTCGATTGACGATCTAGACAATTATTTTGCCGAGCGGCCAAAGGCGAAGATAATCGTCCTTGCCGAGCACGCGGGCGACGCTGAGATACGCAAGGCTTTGAAAAAAGGTGCTGTAGGATATATATGTAAGGATATTTCGCCATCGGAACTTGTGGCCGCGATCCGTAAGGTTGCTGCTGGGCGAAAGTATATTCCGGACGAGATCGCTCAAGTTTTAAGCGAACATCTTGGCCAGGAAGACCTCACGTCGACCGAGGCTGACGTATTAGGAAAGATCGTCGGCGGGATGTCGAACAAAGAGATCGGTTTTGCTCTCGACATTTCAGAAAATACTGTAAAAACACACGTTCAGAGCATCTTTGGCAAGATCGGTGTGTCCGACCGTACATCGGCGGCAACGACTGCGATCAAGAGAGGATTGGTAAGAGTTGACCTATGAATGAAATAAAAAGTGCATTGACGGACTACGCCGAGGCCCATACTTCGGGCGAAAGCGAGATTTTGTCTGAGCTTCGCGAACATTGTTACGCACATTATGAGGATTCTTCGATGCTGTCTGGCTTCTTTCAAGGCCGCGTTTTATCGATGCTTTCTCACATGATCGAGCCTAAAGTTGTTCTTGAAATAGGCACTTATCTCGGCTATTCGGCATTATGTCTGGCGGAAGGACTCGCTGGCGGCGGAAAAGTAATTACATTAGACATACAAGAGGACACAAATCAGGTCGCCCGCTCCTTTGTTGAAAAGACAGAATACAAAGACAAGATCGAATTCATATTAGCTCCAGCTGTGGATGTGATCCCAAATCTATCGGAAATCTTCGATCTGGTCTTTATCGACGCCGATAAGCCTAATTATTCCAATTATTACAACCTGGTTTTCGACAAACTTCGTCCGGGCGGCTTTATTATTGCCGACAACGTCCTCTGGAGCGGCAAGGTTCTCGACGCCGAAAAAGACGAGGATACTCAGGCACTGGCCGATTTTAGCAAAATCGTCCTCGCGGACGAACGTGTCGAAAATGTTCTGTTGCCTATTCGGGATGGTCTCATGGTTATTAGAAAGAGATCCTAACGTCATCCAAAAGTATTAGACTCAGTTCGCCCGAACTGCCGATTACATGCGTTCATATCGTGTATAGAATCTATCTAATGAACAAATTGTTCAATTGGAGAAGAAAATGAAAGCAGAAGCTAAACAAACCACTAATACAAAAAAGGTTGAATCGATCATTGCACCGCCGCCGCGGCATTGGGTTGGTGATGGATTTAACGTGCATGGATTTTTTCCGCACGGGCCACTGACGGGCGAGCGGATGAGTCCGTTCTTTTTGCTCGACTATAACGCGAAGGTGGATTTTCCGCCGCGTGAACAGCCCTTTGGCGTCGGCCCGCATCCGCATCGCGGGTTCGAAACCGTCACGATTGCTTATAAGGGGAAGGTTGCTCACCACGACAGCCGCGGAGGCGGTGGTGTGATCGGCGAAGGCGATGTTCAATGGATGACGGCGGGCAGCGGTTTGCTACACAAGGAATATCATGAAGAGGAATATAACAAAGCCGGCGGGCCGTTTCAGATGGTGCAATTGTGGGTGAACTTGCCCGCCAAGGACAAAATGACCGAGCCTAACTATCAGGCGATCACAAATGCAGAGATGGGCAGAGTGCCTCTTGCCAATGGCGGAGAAGTCGAGATCATCGCCGGCGAGTTCAAAGGCGTAAAAGGCCCGGCGACGACATTTTCGCCTGTTCATCTTTACAACTTAAAGCCAAAAGCAGGCGAGACTGTCGAGATGTCATTTCCGACGGGCTACACGACTGCGATCCTTGCTATCGAAGGCTCAGCGACGATTAATGATGCTGAGAAACTAGCGACAAATCATCTGGCTCTATTCGAACGTGACGGCGAGTTGATAAAAGTCGAGGCTGCCGAGGACAGCATCCTTCTCGTGATGAGCGGCGAACCGCTCAATGAGCCGATAGCTCAATACGGCCCGTTTCTGATGAATACAAAAGCTGAGATTGCGCAAGCTATCGACGACTATCAGCAAGGTAAGTTTGGTTATTTGGCGGATTGATTTTTTACTCAAGGTCGCATGTTAGTAAGGGCGGTTCATTCAAGTTGAGTGTACCGCCCTTACTACGTGTGGGCTTCTGCATTTAAGAACGCGATGCGCGGATAATGTCGGCAAAGACCCCGGCTGCGGTCACGTCGGCTCCGGCTCCGGCGCCTTTTACAACCAACGGTTGATCGGCGTAGCGGTTCGTGTAGAAAAGAACGGCGTTATCCTTGCCTGAAAGATTTGCGAAATTGTGGTCGGGGCCAATGGATTGCAAGCCGACAGATGCCTTGCCGTCATTGAACGACGCAATGTATTTTAGTTTCAATCCCTTCGCTGATGCATCGTCGAGCAAGTTCTTAAAATGATCTTCGTGACGTTCCATTTCAGCGTAAAAATCTTCAACACTGCCAGCTAAACACGATTCCGGCAAAAAGCCGACGTTTTCAATGTCTTCCATCTCAATGCGATTCCCGGCTTCACGTGCGAGGATCAGAATCTTTCGTGCGACGTCGGTTCCGTTCAGATCAAGTCGCGGGTCGGGTTCGGTGTAACCTTCCACTTGAGCCAGACGGACGACTTCGGCGAACTTTCGCGTACCGTCGTAGTTGTTAAAGACAAAATTAAGCGTGCCTGACAGCACTGCTTCGATGCGGTTTACTTTGTCGCCGCTGCGGAGCAGGTCGTTGAGAGTATTGATAACGGGAAGGCCTGCGCCGACATTTGTTTCAAAGAAAAAGTTTGCGCTAAATTCGCGGGCGGTGTCTTTCAGGTGCGAGTAATTTTCGTAGCTCGACGATGCAGCGATCTTATTACAGGCAATCACCGAAATGCTCTTTGCAAGAAGTTTCGAATAAACTTCTACAACATCTGCGCTCGCCGTAACATCGACAAAGATCGAGTTGCGTAAGTTTTGTGCGACGATCGTATCTGCCAGCGCCGAAACGGACATCGCATGGGCGTCATCAAGATCGGCTTTATAGGAGTCGAGATTGACACCTTCTTCTGCAAGTAGCGCGCGTTTGCTGTTTGCAATGCCAACAACATGAAGGTTCAAGCGCATCTCGTCGAGTAAGTGTTGATGCTGTGTGCGGAGTTGTTCGATCAGCTTTCCGCCGACGGTGCCGACACCAGCGATGAAAATATTTATTTGCTTATTGCCGTCAGAGAAAAATTCTTCGTGCAGAGTATTGACAGCTTTTTGCACGTCCTTTGACGAGATGATCGCAGAGATATTTCGCTCGCTTGACCCCTGCGCGATGGCGTGGATGTTGATGCCGTTGTGGCCGAGCGTGGTAAACATCTTGCCGCTCACGCCGGTGTGCTCTTTCATGTTGTCGCCTACAAGGGCGAGGATCGAAAATCCGCTTTCCACCTTTAGCGGTTCGATCTTGCCGACGTTTATCTCGTATTCGAATTCGCGATCTACGGCGCGTTTTGCAGCTTCAGCGAATTTTTCTTCGATAGCCACACAGATCGAATGTTCGGACGAACTTTGCGTGATCAAAATGACGTTGATCTGTGAACGCGAAAGCGCATCAAACAGCCGCTTTGAAAAACCCGGAATACCCACCATTCCGCTGCCTTCGAGATTGAGAACCGTGATCTTGTCAATGCTGGTGATGCCGCGGATCATGTCCTTTTCCGGTGCGGAATCAGCTTCGATCAAGGTTCCAGGATTGTCAGGTTCAAAAGTATTTTTGATCAAAACCGGAATGCCTTTTGCCATTACAGGCTGTATGGTCGGCGGATAAATGACCTTTGCTCCGAAGTGCGACAGCTCCATCGCCTCGCGGTAATTAATGTGCGATATCTGCCGCACGTTGCGGACAAATCGCGGATCGGCAGTCATCATCCCAGACACATCCGTCCAGATCTCAAGAATGTCAGCGTCGATCGCAGCGGCGATGATCGCCGCCGTGTAATCCGAACCGCCACGGCCTAAAGTTGTTGTATAACCTTTTGCATCGCTTGCGATGAAGCCCGGAAAAATGTGCAGCTTTGCGGGCGAAGAGTCGAAATATTCCTTCATCCGGCGATTGGTTTCAGCAAAATCAACCAGGCCAAATCCGTGGTTCGAATCAGTTTGTATAAAAAGGCGGCTGTCTTTCCATTCGTTTTCAAGTCCGACTTGCGAAAGTTTGGCGGATACAATGCGGGTTGAAACGATCTCACCAAAACTCAAAATTCGGTCGAGCGTCTTAGCTGACAGTTCGTGTACCAATCGCACACCTTCGCACAAGTTTTCGAGTTCCTTGATAGTGGTTTCGACAAAATCCAAAACTCCCGCATTTCCCTCGTCACCGAAAAGTTTGTGGATCGTTTCGATATGACGTTGGCTGATGTTGCTGAGAATTTCGATATAGCCATCATCGCCGCGTTCTGCCGAGCGGCCGGCCTCGATGAGCGAATCGGTCGTGCCCTGCATCGCTGACAACACAACGGCACACGGGCCGGACTTTGTCGTCGTTCTGACTATCTCAATTACTTTTTCTATTGTTTCGGCGCTTCCAACTGATGAGCCGCCGAATTTTAGGACCTTCATATTTTACTGACGAGGAGATCTTTTAAATCTTCGTAATTTACATCCATTTCTATGCTCTGCTTTTCTTTTGAAAACAGGGCGTCAACTGATTTCGGTACTTTTCCTTGTGTTCCAAGTATTTCGTTTACAGAATCGAATTTTACAGGATGAGCGGTTTCGAGAAAAATGCCTTTGCAGTCACTATGCTTTTCGATATGGTCGGATAGAGCTCGATAACCGACCGCACCGTGAGGGTCGAGAATATACCCTTGACCTTCATAAACCTCGAGCATCGTTTTGGCAGTTATTTTGTCCGAAACGCTCACGGACTCAAGCTTTTCTTTGAGATCAACAAATTTATTGTCGAATATCTCCAGAATGCGGACAAAATTGCTTGGGCTACCAACATCCATCGCGTTTGAAAGTGTGGGTACTGATTGACGCGGTTCGTATTCCGCACTTTGCAAAAACCTGGGCACGACATCATTAGCATTACAGGCTGCTATAAATTTCTTTACCTGCAAGCCCGTAATATGGGCCAAAATGCCCGAAGCAAGATTGCCGAAATTGCCGCTTGGAACCGAAATAACTGGCGGTTCGCAGTTCCATTGCTTCAATGCGAAGAAATAATAAAACTGCTGAGGCAGCCAACGGGCGACATTGATCGAATTGGCCGAAGTAAGGTGAACTTTTGATTGCAGATCGCCGTCGGCAAGTGCCTGTTTTGCAAGGGCTTGGCAGTCATCGAAATTACCGTGTAATTCCAATGTAGTTACATTTCCGCCCAGAGTAGTCAATTGTAGTTCCTGAACCTTGCTGACCTTACCTTTTGGGTAAAGGATAACTACCTCGATGCCTTCGACTCCATGAAAACCTGCTGCAACAGCTCCACCGGTATCACCCGAGGTGGCGACAATTACAATTGTCTTTTCTGCATTATCGCGAGAAAAGTGTTGAAGAGCTCGGCTCATGAACCGCGCACCGACATCCTTAAACGCGAGCGTCGGGCCATGAAATAGCTCAAGAGTAGAAATACTGTCTGTGAGAGCCACGAGCGGAAAATCAAAATTCACCGTCTCGGCACATATATTGAAAAGAACGTCATCCGGTATTTCGCTCGCGACGTAAGGGCGTATAACGTCAAACGCGATCTGTTCGTTTGAGCGCGTCGAGAGGCCTTTTAGCCAGTCATTGGACAAGCGCGGTATCTTGGACGGAAAATACAAGCCTTTGTCATCGGGCTGTCCGTTTAAAACAGCCTCACGAAACGAGACATGAGGCGACCTTCGGTTTGTGCTAAAGTATTGCATCGGCAAAAGACGTAAAAACAATAAATCATAAACGTTTTCGTCGATTTACTAAAGTATGGACGAAGTAAGGATATTGTCGCCGGCGACGGTTTCTAATGTGGTTTGCGGATTTGATTGTCTCGGTTTTGCGTTAGCGGAGCCGTGTGACGAGATGACCCTGCGAAAGATGGACGAATGCGCCGTTCGCATAATCAATCGTGACGACTATGGTTTACCAACCGACCCGGCGAAAAATGTCGCCGGCGTTGCTTTGCTGGCATTAATGAAAGCCGCTCAGATTGATTTTGGTTTCGAGGTTGAGATCACAAAGCACATCAAACCGGGCAGCGGCATCGGTTCTAGCTCAGCAAGCTCATGCGGTGCAGTTGTCGCGGCAAATATGCTGATCGGCGAACGTTTTTCAAAGCTTGAACTCGTCCGATTTGCTATGGAAGGCGAGTTTCTTGCTTCAGGTTCGCGTCATGCTGACAACGCCGCTCCGTGTATTTACGGAGGGTTTACGCTTGTGCGCTCGGCCGAACCGCTCGATATTGTCTCGATCGATTTTCCGCCGATGTTTGCGACGGTCATTCACCCGCAGATCGAGATCAAAACCGCTGAGGCACGAGCTATTTTGCCAAAGGATGTTCCGCTCAAGGACGCCGTGCAGAATTGGAGCAATCTCGGAGCATTCGTCGTAGCTCTCGCTAAAGGCGATTACGAGCTTCTTTCGCGTTCGATGGAAGACACAATTGTCGAGCCCGTCCGCAAAGCGTTGATACCAAAGTTTGACGAAGTAAAATCTTCCAGCCTCAATGCCGGAGCGTTCGGCGGCGGGATTTCCGGTTCCGGCCCTTCGGTCTTTATGCTTAGCAAAACGCGGGAAACCGCCGAAAATGTGGAAGTTGCAATGAATGAGGTTTACGCCCAAACCGATATCGAATACAACATCTACGTTTCAGAAATTCATCCTACAGGCGTTAGATCTTTGTAGAACCTAGGCTGTTATTTCAATTGGGCTAAAACTGCTAGAATAAAAGTCGGCATGTTGACCAGAGAATTAGAAGAAACCTTAAGCTTTGCGGTCGATGAGGCGGTGAAGCATAAGCATGAGTTCGTTACGCTTGAGCATCTGCTCTTTGCGTTGCTCGAAGATACGGCCGCGCGCGAGATATTGTTCAATTGCGGAGCGCAGATCGATGAGCTTGGCAGGGCCTTGCTTGGATATTTTGAGGATGCTCTCGAAAAAATGCCTCCTAATGCCAAGGCAATGCCAGAGCTGACATCGACTTTTCAATCGACGATCTCTTACGCAGTCTTGCAGGCAGAGGGCAGCGGACAGGGAGCCGTTGATGGCGGCAACATTCTTGCGGCATTGTATCAGGCTGAGCAGTCCTACGCAGTGTATTTGTTGCTGCAGCAAGGCGTAACGCGATTGGATATTCTTAATTACATTTCGCACGGCATTTCAAAGATCGATCAGGGTGAGCCGATGTTTGACGGCATCGATGACGAGGAGCTTGATAGTTCTGCCCAACGTAAAAAGCCGCTCGAGAGTTTCTGCGTAGAGCTCGTCGCAAAAGCTGCTGCCGGACAGATCGATCCGATAGTTGGCCGCGGCCCTGAGATCGAACGCACGATCCAGGTGCTTTGCCGCCGGAAGAAAAATAATCCGCTTTACGTCGGTGAGCCCGGCGTCGGAAAAACTGCTTTGGCCGAAGGTTTGGCGCTCAAGATCAGCGAAGGCGATGTGCCTGAGGTTTTGCAGGGGGCAAAGGTCTTTGCACTTGATATGGGTACGGTGCTTGCGGGAACACGTTACCGCGGCGATTTTGAACAGCGGTTCAAGGCGATCATTAATGAACTGAAAGAACAGGAAAACGCGATTCTATTTATCGACGAGATACACACGATTGTTGGTGCCGGTGCGGTTTCGGGCGGCTCGATGGATGCGTCGAATATTTTAAAACCTGCGCTTGCCGACGGTTCATTGCGTTGCATCGGCTCGACAACTCACGCAGAATATAAGTCTGCATTTGACCGCGACCGTGCGCTGGCGCGACGTTTTCAGCGGATCGATATAAATGAACCGACGGTCGATGAAACATACGAAATACTCAAAGGCCTCAAGAAATTCTACGAACAGCATCACGGCGTAAGATACGGCAACGACGCACTTCGCACTGCCGCTGAGCTTGCCGGTAAATACATAAATGACCGTTTTTTGCCCGACAAGGCCATCGACGTGATAGACGAGGTTGGAGCATCGGTCAAGCTCCTGCCCGTGAGCCGGCGGCCAAAAAGAGTGACAGTTCAGATGGTCGAAAACACCATCGCGCGTATGGCAAAGATACCGCCAAAAACCGTCGTCGCTGACGAAAGGTCACGGCTAAAGACGCTTCGCGATGACATAAAGAAAGCTATCTTTGGGCAGGACGCGGCGATCGATGCCATTGTCGATGCGATACAAATATCACGCGCCGGACTCGGACATCAGACCAAACCGGTTGGTTCGTTTTTGTTTTCGGGACCGACTGGCGTTGGTAAGACCGAAGTTTCGAAGCAGCTTGCAGAGATCCTCGGCGTCGAATTTCTGCGTTACGATATGAGCGAATACGCCGAGCCGCACACAGTTTCGCGGTTGATCGGCGCGCCGCCTGGATATGTCGGATTTGATCAAGGAGGCCTGCTTACGGAGGCGATAATGCGGACGCCTCATGCTGTCTTGGTTCTCGACGAAATTGAGAAGGCTCATCCAAATCTTTTCAATCTGCTTTTGCAGGTAATGGACTCAGCCACGCTCACAGACAATAACGGCAAGAAAGCGGATTTTCGGAATGTCATTTTGATAATGACGACCAATGCCGGTGCCCGCGAACTCTCCAGTGGCGGAATGGGTTTCCGCAATTCGTCCGACACAAAGGGCAATGCAAAAGGAGTGATAGAGCGGACTTTTACTCCGGAGTTTCGCAACCGCCTCGATGCGTGGGTTCCATTCAAACCGCTTGACCTCGATGTGATCAAGCTCATCGTCGATAAATTTACCAAAGAGCTAAACGGCCAGCTTGCCGAGAAACGTGTCCTTGTAAAACTAACGGAAGAAGCCCGCGAATGGCTTGCCAAAAATGGTTTCGACGCACGCTACGGAGCAAGGCCGATGTCGCGGCTCATCCACGAAAAGATCAAACAGCCGCTTGCTAACGAGATCTTGTTTGGCAAGCTCGCGGACGGCGGCAGTGCTCTGGTTGAAGTAAAAGACGACAACCTAAAATTAAATCTGGATAAACAAAAGACGCTTGTAGGCGTTTAGTATTAGATAGAAATGAAAACGGACGTTTTGATAGTCGGTGCCGGACCGACCGGATTGGCGTTGGCGTGCCAGCTGATCCGATACGGTGTTGATTTTGTAATCATCGACAAGAAAGAAACCATCACGCCGTATTCTAAAGCGATCGGTGTACAGGCACGCACGCTGGAGATATACGAGCAGATCGGTTTAGCTGACAAACTTGTTTCCATCGGTGCCAAAGCCGAAGGTGCAAAATTGTTTGTCGGCGGCGA is a window of Chloracidobacterium sp. DNA encoding:
- the thrC gene encoding threonine synthase yields the protein MQYFSTNRRSPHVSFREAVLNGQPDDKGLYFPSKIPRLSNDWLKGLSTRSNEQIAFDVIRPYVASEIPDDVLFNICAETVNFDFPLVALTDSISTLELFHGPTLAFKDVGARFMSRALQHFSRDNAEKTIVIVATSGDTGGAVAAGFHGVEGIEVVILYPKGKVSKVQELQLTTLGGNVTTLELHGNFDDCQALAKQALADGDLQSKVHLTSANSINVARWLPQQFYYFFALKQWNCEPPVISVPSGNFGNLASGILAHITGLQVKKFIAACNANDVVPRFLQSAEYEPRQSVPTLSNAMDVGSPSNFVRILEIFDNKFVDLKEKLESVSVSDKITAKTMLEVYEGQGYILDPHGAVGYRALSDHIEKHSDCKGIFLETAHPVKFDSVNEILGTQGKVPKSVDALFSKEKQSIEMDVNYEDLKDLLVSKI
- a CDS encoding class I SAM-dependent methyltransferase, whose translation is MNEIKSALTDYAEAHTSGESEILSELREHCYAHYEDSSMLSGFFQGRVLSMLSHMIEPKVVLEIGTYLGYSALCLAEGLAGGGKVITLDIQEDTNQVARSFVEKTEYKDKIEFILAPAVDVIPNLSEIFDLVFIDADKPNYSNYYNLVFDKLRPGGFIIADNVLWSGKVLDAEKDEDTQALADFSKIVLADERVENVLLPIRDGLMVIRKRS
- the clpA gene encoding ATP-dependent Clp protease ATP-binding subunit ClpA, coding for MLTRELEETLSFAVDEAVKHKHEFVTLEHLLFALLEDTAAREILFNCGAQIDELGRALLGYFEDALEKMPPNAKAMPELTSTFQSTISYAVLQAEGSGQGAVDGGNILAALYQAEQSYAVYLLLQQGVTRLDILNYISHGISKIDQGEPMFDGIDDEELDSSAQRKKPLESFCVELVAKAAAGQIDPIVGRGPEIERTIQVLCRRKKNNPLYVGEPGVGKTALAEGLALKISEGDVPEVLQGAKVFALDMGTVLAGTRYRGDFEQRFKAIINELKEQENAILFIDEIHTIVGAGAVSGGSMDASNILKPALADGSLRCIGSTTHAEYKSAFDRDRALARRFQRIDINEPTVDETYEILKGLKKFYEQHHGVRYGNDALRTAAELAGKYINDRFLPDKAIDVIDEVGASVKLLPVSRRPKRVTVQMVENTIARMAKIPPKTVVADERSRLKTLRDDIKKAIFGQDAAIDAIVDAIQISRAGLGHQTKPVGSFLFSGPTGVGKTEVSKQLAEILGVEFLRYDMSEYAEPHTVSRLIGAPPGYVGFDQGGLLTEAIMRTPHAVLVLDEIEKAHPNLFNLLLQVMDSATLTDNNGKKADFRNVILIMTTNAGARELSSGGMGFRNSSDTKGNAKGVIERTFTPEFRNRLDAWVPFKPLDLDVIKLIVDKFTKELNGQLAEKRVLVKLTEEAREWLAKNGFDARYGARPMSRLIHEKIKQPLANEILFGKLADGGSALVEVKDDNLKLNLDKQKTLVGV
- a CDS encoding homoserine kinase; translation: MDEVRILSPATVSNVVCGFDCLGFALAEPCDEMTLRKMDECAVRIINRDDYGLPTDPAKNVAGVALLALMKAAQIDFGFEVEITKHIKPGSGIGSSSASSCGAVVAANMLIGERFSKLELVRFAMEGEFLASGSRHADNAAPCIYGGFTLVRSAEPLDIVSIDFPPMFATVIHPQIEIKTAEARAILPKDVPLKDAVQNWSNLGAFVVALAKGDYELLSRSMEDTIVEPVRKALIPKFDEVKSSSLNAGAFGGGISGSGPSVFMLSKTRETAENVEVAMNEVYAQTDIEYNIYVSEIHPTGVRSL
- the thrA gene encoding bifunctional aspartate kinase/homoserine dehydrogenase I → MKVLKFGGSSVGSAETIEKVIEIVRTTTKSGPCAVVLSAMQGTTDSLIEAGRSAERGDDGYIEILSNISQRHIETIHKLFGDEGNAGVLDFVETTIKELENLCEGVRLVHELSAKTLDRILSFGEIVSTRIVSAKLSQVGLENEWKDSRLFIQTDSNHGFGLVDFAETNRRMKEYFDSSPAKLHIFPGFIASDAKGYTTTLGRGGSDYTAAIIAAAIDADILEIWTDVSGMMTADPRFVRNVRQISHINYREAMELSHFGAKVIYPPTIQPVMAKGIPVLIKNTFEPDNPGTLIEADSAPEKDMIRGITSIDKITVLNLEGSGMVGIPGFSKRLFDALSRSQINVILITQSSSEHSICVAIEEKFAEAAKRAVDREFEYEINVGKIEPLKVESGFSILALVGDNMKEHTGVSGKMFTTLGHNGINIHAIAQGSSERNISAIISSKDVQKAVNTLHEEFFSDGNKQINIFIAGVGTVGGKLIEQLRTQHQHLLDEMRLNLHVVGIANSKRALLAEEGVNLDSYKADLDDAHAMSVSALADTIVAQNLRNSIFVDVTASADVVEVYSKLLAKSISVIACNKIAASSSYENYSHLKDTAREFSANFFFETNVGAGLPVINTLNDLLRSGDKVNRIEAVLSGTLNFVFNNYDGTRKFAEVVRLAQVEGYTEPDPRLDLNGTDVARKILILAREAGNRIEMEDIENVGFLPESCLAGSVEDFYAEMERHEDHFKNLLDDASAKGLKLKYIASFNDGKASVGLQSIGPDHNFANLSGKDNAVLFYTNRYADQPLVVKGAGAGADVTAAGVFADIIRASRS
- a CDS encoding pirin family protein, yielding MKAEAKQTTNTKKVESIIAPPPRHWVGDGFNVHGFFPHGPLTGERMSPFFLLDYNAKVDFPPREQPFGVGPHPHRGFETVTIAYKGKVAHHDSRGGGGVIGEGDVQWMTAGSGLLHKEYHEEEYNKAGGPFQMVQLWVNLPAKDKMTEPNYQAITNAEMGRVPLANGGEVEIIAGEFKGVKGPATTFSPVHLYNLKPKAGETVEMSFPTGYTTAILAIEGSATINDAEKLATNHLALFERDGELIKVEAAEDSILLVMSGEPLNEPIAQYGPFLMNTKAEIAQAIDDYQQGKFGYLAD
- a CDS encoding response regulator transcription factor produces the protein MIDILLIENQPLTRLGIRAVLEGEADIAITGETDNAKNGFRLFGEMNPDVTILGLRFPDSCSIDDLDNYFAERPKAKIIVLAEHAGDAEIRKALKKGAVGYICKDISPSELVAAIRKVAAGRKYIPDEIAQVLSEHLGQEDLTSTEADVLGKIVGGMSNKEIGFALDISENTVKTHVQSIFGKIGVSDRTSAATTAIKRGLVRVDL